Part of the bacterium genome is shown below.
TACGATCCTTCGACCCATACCCTCAAGAAACGCGCACCCGCCGAAGATCGTCAGCCCGATGTTCCACTGTCCATCATCGAGATCGCTCAGAGGGGTATGACCGAAGTCGTCTGGGGACCGTCCGGCACCGCCCGCAAACAGCAGGACGATTCCTGTCGAATCGCGGGCAAAACCGGCACCGCGCAAAATGCCCACGGCGACGATCACGGTTGGTTCATCTGCTACGGCCCCGTGGACAATCCGATGTACGCTTGCTGCGCGCTCATTGAATTCGGCAAAAGCGGCTCCGGTGCGGGCGGACCGGTAGCAGGCGAAGTCCTGCGCCAACTGATTCGCCGCGAACTCTATCCCGAACTTTACAAAGAGAAGAACGAGGAAGAGATCGAGGCCGAACCGCAGCTCGAACCTGTCGCGGAAAGTCGAACGCCATGAGCCGCGGGAAATTCTCCGACCTCTGGCTGCTCGTCGCCATCCTCGTGTTGCTCGCCGTCGGCCTGTTAGCTAATTTCTCAACGAGTATCGCCGACGGATCCGGCCTCTACCAGAAACAGTTCTTCTGGATCGGCATCGGCTCCGCGATTGCTTTGGCGATCCTGTCCGTGCCGCTGCGCTTCTTCGAGATGCTCTCCTACATCTTTTACGGCGTCTCGATCGTCAGCCTCCTCTTGGTCCTTGCCGTCGGCTCGACGCACAAGGGCGCGACCAGTTGGTTCGTCTTCGGCTCCGTGCAATTGCAACCCTCCGAATTCGCCAAAGTCGCCACGCTGCTCGCCGTCGCCAGATTGCTCGCCGAGCATCCTCGCGATTTAGATCGCTTCTGGCTGTTCGCCGTCGCCTGTATCATGACCGTCGTGCCCATGGCCTTGATTCTCGTCCAGCCCGACCTTGGCACGGCCTTGATTTTTCCCGTTATGCTCTTTGTCCTGCTGACATGGGCAGGTGTCGCGCCGCAATACATCCTCCTGATGTTTATGCCGGTCGCCGCCGTGCTGACGGTCTGGAGCATGCCGCTGCATATCATTGTCTTGCTGCTTCTGGTCGCCATTGCCTACGTCTCCATCCGCCGCCTGCCGTGGGTTGCCGCGCTGACCGGACTCTACCTGTTCTTTGGCACGTTGACCCCTAAGCTCTGGAGCAAACTCGAACCGCATCAGCAGCGCCGCATCACGACCTTCCTTGATCCCGAGGCTGATCCGCTCGGCGCAGCGTATCAGTTGATTCAATCAAAAATCGCCGTCGGCTCCGGCGGCTTGCTCGGCAAAGGTTTCCTGAACGGCACCCAGACGCAGTTGCAATTCCTGCCCGAGGGCCACAACGACTTCATCTTCTCGGCCTTCGCCGAAGAGTGGGGTTTCGTCGGCGCCGTCATCGTCGTCGTCGCGTTTCTCGTCTTCTACTATCGCGGTATCGCCATCGCGTCCAAGTGCCACTCGAGCTTCCATTCGCTCGTCGCAATCGGAGTCGTCGGCACCATCATCTTTCAGGCCCTGACCAATCTCCTGATGACCGTCGGGCTTCTGCCCGTCACCGGTTTGCCCTTGCCGCTGGTCAGCTATGGCGGAAGTTCAATGTTGGTGACGCTCGCCATGGTCGGCCTGCTCTTTAGCGCGGCATTGCGGTGGCGCGAGTACTAATCGTTCTCCTGTGTGTCGTTGTAGCCCAGGCGGCGGACTATCTTTGGCCGTTGCCCGATTCGCGCACGCTCACAGGCGGACACGCCGACAGCCGTACCGATCACTTCCATGGCGGCGTGGATTTGCGCGCCCGCACTCCGCTGCGCGTTGTCGCTCCCACCGACGGTTGGATTGAACGTGTTGCCATCAATCCGCCCGGCTATGGCCGCACGCTCTACTATCGCCTGAGCGATGGCCGTACCGCCGTCTTCGGACACCTGTCGCGCTATGAACCCCAACTGCAAGCCACCGTCCGCGACAGCCAACTCGCTGTCGGCACCTATCGCATAGATGTCAGCTACGACGAAGCCAACTCGCCGCACCGCTATAGCGCGGGCGACGTAATCTGTTACACCGGTGCAAGCGGTCGCGGACCTGCCCACCTGCACTTTGAAATCCGTGATGGCGCGACACAGCTTGATCCGCTCATGTTCTTTGAACCGCGCGATCACGACGACCCCGCCATCG
Proteins encoded:
- the rodA gene encoding rod shape-determining protein RodA, with amino-acid sequence MSRGKFSDLWLLVAILVLLAVGLLANFSTSIADGSGLYQKQFFWIGIGSAIALAILSVPLRFFEMLSYIFYGVSIVSLLLVLAVGSTHKGATSWFVFGSVQLQPSEFAKVATLLAVARLLAEHPRDLDRFWLFAVACIMTVVPMALILVQPDLGTALIFPVMLFVLLTWAGVAPQYILLMFMPVAAVLTVWSMPLHIIVLLLLVAIAYVSIRRLPWVAALTGLYLFFGTLTPKLWSKLEPHQQRRITTFLDPEADPLGAAYQLIQSKIAVGSGGLLGKGFLNGTQTQLQFLPEGHNDFIFSAFAEEWGFVGAVIVVVAFLVFYYRGIAIASKCHSSFHSLVAIGVVGTIIFQALTNLLMTVGLLPVTGLPLPLVSYGGSSMLVTLAMVGLLFSAALRWREY